The genome window CCCTGCGGGAGAGACAAAGCAGGTGTTCCCGGTGGGCTGGCACCGGTGGGCTGAGCGTGGGGGGAACGGGAGCGGCGGCGCGCGGGGCTCACCGGGCATGTGCACCATGCGGCAGTTGCAGTTCTCCACCAGGTAGCGGGTCTCGCAGTCGATGCGGCAGGCGGTGATGCTGTAGGTGTCATAAAACTCCGAATCACCCGCCGTGGCCTTGCAGTCACCCCAGGGAGGCGGCAGGTAGATGAGCTGCAAGAAGCCAGGAGTGAGGAGAGCAGCCCCCCAACACCCTCGCTGTGTCGGTCCCCAGGGCTAGGTCCCCCTCTCCATCCCACAtggggtgggggacacagggaggagGCTCCGTGTCCCACGGCAGGTCTGGCCCACAGCCTGGAGAGGGATGGGACCCCCGGCCTCTCCTCAGCCCCTACCCGCTGCTCCTGGCAGGACACGAAGGTCTGGAAGCCGGGGGCCACCCCGAAGCCCAGCTGGTCGATGAGCGGCGGCTCGTCCTGGCTGTGGATCTGCACCTTGATCCCGGCTTCAAACGAGGTCTCGTCTGTGGCACAGGGGAGTGAGGTGAGCACGgggctgcacccagccctgctgcgAGGGGGACCCaaacctctcctgtctcccaccCTTCCCCTGGTGAATTCATTCCTGTGtcccatccatccattcatccatccatccatccatccatccatccatccatttgcTACCTCGTGTCCTTGTCCCCTCTGACCCTCCCACTCCAGCACCTGGGGAGAGTGGCAGGGAAAGCGTTTGCCTCTATTTATAAACAAGTGGTGGCTGCCTGTCTAAACCGATGGGGAGTTGCCATGGCGAAGAGCAAAGAcaaggaggaaaaagggaagaaagggacCCAAAGTGATgagaaatggaaggagggaagaggataGAGCCTGAGGGACGTGGACCCATGGGGTGGGGAGGTGGGAAGGAGCTGGGGAGCACCTGGGAGCCGGTGACTGAGGGGATCGCGGGACAGCTGCTGGGGCGCTGTTTTACCTGTTTCCCCCCACACCGGCAGGTATTCATCCTGCTGAATGTCCAGCATGATCTCCAGGCCGTTACCGGTGCCCCCCTTCATGGTGATGAGCCGAGGCTTCCCGTCCTGCCCCGCGTTGAAGGTGTAGCACTTCCCATAGCGCGTGAAAACCTGCGGAGAGGACATGGGGCTGAGGCCGGGACCCTCTGCCAGCACAAACTGCTGCCAGGACCATGGCACGGAGCAGGGAGGGCACCGTCACCTCCAGACACAGCCATCCCCGGCCTGGGGGATGATCCGACCCTGGCTGCTGCCCTACGGGGTGTCTCTTGCTGTTGGAACTGCCCGTCCTTGCCCCGGTAGAGGAGGAGACGTCCCCCACCAAGGTGATGGGCACAGGGACGGTGCTGACTCAGAGATACTTTGCACCTCAACCCCGCAGCCCCAACCTCCCAAGACAGCGCTCAGCCGCACACCAGCGCCTGCCCCaagcccttcccagccctgcagaggaCGGAGGTGGCCAGGATCCTGAACCCCCATCCCTCCTCGGCCGTTCCAGCCAACACCTCCAGCAGCCGGCGCGTCTCCAGGCCGCTGAGCCGCTGCCAGACCGTCTGCCGAGTGTGTGGTGCCCCACGGGTGGTGGTGACACCGGGACGGAGGTGCCGGCCACCTCCTCAAACACAACCCTGGGGCTGCTTCTCCATGTCCTGCAGCCGGTGCCGTCCCCATCTCCAGCGAGACACCCAGGCGCCGGCGGATGGGGCTGAAATATCAGCCTGTGGCTGAGTGAACTGGCAAGGACAGCATCGCCCACCGTGCCGGATCCAGCACGGTGCGCCCAGAGCTGCTCCCGCTGCCCGGCCATCCCGGGGCTACTCACCGCCGCAAAGTCGCTGGGGCCGCAGCGCTCGCCCCGGTagctgcagctcagcagcatGTCCTCCAGCTGGTGGCAAGTGCGGTTAAAAAACCCATACAAATTTAGGGGCTCGTCCTCGTCCCCggggccaggctgggctggggaaAAGCCCAGCTCCATCCCGGGCTCGTAGTCGACCAGGGGAGCGAGGTAGAGCAGGTCCTCGTGGCTGAGCTGCGAGACCCGCACACGGTTGATGTTGCAGAAGGTGACGGCGGGGAAGGTCATCTCGGGGCTCTCCTCCTCGCTGAGCAGCGTGACGTGGTGGTACTCCAGGTAGTAGACGATGCGGTCGGCCACCTGGTAGAGGAAGacggagagggagaggaggaaggcgacGGCCCAGAGCGCCTGCCGGGCGCCCAGGCTGCCCTCCACGAAGATGTGGCTCAGCCCGTGCAGGGTGCAGCTGCTGGCAAAGGCCACGAAGTCTGTGGTTGCTGCCCTTgtgtcttcttcctcttcttcatcctcctcctgcccgTACAGGAACTCGTCCGCTTTGTCCTCTCCCCTCCCGGTGGTCTCGGTGTCTCTTGGTCCTTCCTCGCTGGAGAAGGAGATGGTGCAGAATATCTGGAGGGGCATTGTCCAGCGTGGGGGTCCCGGCTCTGGTGTGGGTGTCCTGGCTCCAGTGTGTGGGTCCTGGCTCCAGTGTGGGGGTCCTGACCCCCTCCCTGCCACAGCCTGGGGGTCTGCGATGGTGGGTCTGTGTGTTCAGGTGTGGGGAAAAAGGGTtgagggagagcagggaaggagcAAGGGGCAAGTTCAGGGAAGAGAAacggagaaaggaaaaggagcgAGAGGCAAGCAGGAGCAGAGGGATGCTCAGCGGGGACGGCGAACGGAGGATATTtcaggagcaggaggagaggaggagcgaGGGGCGGTTCTGCGGGCTCCCCGGGTCCCCTGGGACCGGCCGGCTGTGGCTGCAGGACGGAGCAGAGACACCGGCTCCAGAGGCACCAGCGTTCCGGGAGCTCCCGGTGCTGCTCGGGGACCCAAGGGACCACCAGCTCCGGCAAACACAATTTGCACAAGTGTGTGCACAAGTGTGTGCGCAGCCCCCAGCGTGCTGCCCACCCGCATCCTCCATCCTCGCTGCAGGGCTGCATGGCCCTGGCAGCCCGACCGGCTGCTCCGGCCAGGCGCTCCCTGCCGGGCTCCGGGCTGTTTCCGCAGCCGCCATATGCTGAGTTTGCGAGGCTCAACGCGCTCTTCATCGGGACAGCTGGAGCCAGAGGTTTACCCAAAATGCccgtgacaccgtcctgctgcaGTGCCCAGCTGGGTCGTGCTGGGGGGTGGAAGGATGCCGTGGTGTTCCCAAGCTCTCGTGGTTCTCCTCCAGCCCTGGTGGCACCCGTCCCTGCAGGATCGTCTTCCCACACCGCAGGCCAGGAGCTTGTGCGTGGGGACACCCGGTGAAGGCGATGTCCCATCCTGAGCGGTGTCATATCCCAAGAGGTGCCATGTCCCAAGGGGTGTCATGATCCAAGCAGTGCCATATCCCAAGCAGTGTCATGTCCCAAGGGGTGCAATGTCCTGAGTGGTACCACGTCCCAAGTGGCGCCAGGTCCATCCTCCTCCAAGCCAGAGCTGTTTTCGGCAGGATCTGGGCGCTGCCATGGTTCACGTGATGACTCCTCAGGGTGTGCCATCTCAATGCTCCAGATCCCCAGGGGAGACGGGGACCTGTGAGTTCCCCAGGGATGGTGTCCAGGCCTCATAGCGagcagctgggggtcctggggaggcaGCACTGGTGCTGGGCAGTGGGACGGAGCTGGTGGCCGGGCTGGCTGCTGGAGCAAAGGCTTCTCCTCCTGCAGCGCTGCAGCAGCACGGCCCTGCTGCGGTTTGCTGTTTTCCTGCGCTCAGCACTTCATAAAAGCATCCGATGCGACCACAGAACAATCTCCAGCCCCATCCCGGCACCGCAGCCGCCATCGCCAGCCCAAGGGGAAGGGGAGCATCTAAATACGGCAGCGCCTCGATGCGCAGGAGCTGGATGGGGGGTTTTGCTGATGCCCAGGTGCGATGAGCACCCCCAGGCTGGGCACATCCTGGCTCATGGATATGGGCACCACCAAACCAGGTGGACAAATGCAGCTGGGAAACCTGTACAAATCTGATCTGATACTGGTGCAAAATTATCCGATATTTCCAAGCAAGTGATGTCAGTGTATCGGGCAGGGTGTGTGCTGGGGATCCCTGCCCGGGCAGGCTCAGCCAGGACAATGGGAGGTTACGACCAATGATGTGACAGCCGGCTGCCCCTCAAGGTTCCGTTCTGGGGCTCCTAAAGCTCAGTATTCCCAATGTGGCCCTTGTGTAAGAGGGATGGTGGCAGTTGCCACGAGGCTGTGGACACTgtcagcactggggacaaaaggcagGTGACCTTGGGGACGAGCGCCAGGGCCACAGGATGAAATTTCATAAAGCTGAGAGCAAGGTCGTGCCAGAGAGTCTGAGCTGGAAACTCATCCTGGAAAACGGGGCCAGGGAGGAGGATTGGGGAGCTGGGAACCCCCATGTCATGGGGGAGATGGTGTCatggagggaggggattgtcccctctgctccgctctgctgagaccccccagGCACcgcgtccagctctggggtcctgagcacagcacagacctggacctgctggagaggggccagaggagccgcagaaatgatgcgaggctggagcagctctgctgggaggaaccgctgagagagctggggtgttcagctggggaagagaagctccggggagaccttagtgcggcctttccgtgcttaaaaggggcctgaagaaagatggggacagacttttgagcagggcctgttgtgatagggcaaggggtgatggtttaaactaaaggagggagattcaggctggataaaaggaaattgttgccctgagggtggtgagagcctggcccaggttcccagagaggtggtggatgaaccatccctggagacatcccaggccaggctggatggggctctgagcaccctgagctgctgaagatgtccctgctcatggcagggggggataAGGTGACACTTGAAGGTCacttcagcccaaacccttctgtgattctatgatcctatgaccaGGTCACATCCCAGCCCTTTGCCTTTGATAGAActgagctgcagctgcaccgtGGGCAGCCCTGGGCTATAAAGGCATCAGGGCTCTGCCTGGGAGGGGTTTTGGGATATTGGGCTGGTTCAGCTCTGGGGGAACAAGCTGGAAGCAAACTGGGGTGATCACACACAGACTGGTGCTGGAGGTCACTGCTTTCGGCAGGAGGGAGCAGGTTGGAGCTGGCTGgggtcgggtgggattcctggcattccccagctctggggctgggaGTTTCTGTGCAACGTCTGtaggagggagaggggaagacaAATGGAAGAGAAGCCTGAAGGGGTTTGTTTAGCTGCCCAGGGAGTCCCTGATGGTGAGAGCGAGGGGCTGAGCTGCTCCCCCAGCGGGGGGAGGTTTAATGTGTCTTCTCGGGAGCGATtgcagcagggagagggagatgctgTAATGAAAACGCTCCATCATCAGCTGGGGCCATTAACCTGCCTCCTTCAGCCTAAGCAGCTCGTGGAGCGTGTGGGGGCCGGTTCCCAGCAGCGGGAGGACCAACACGGCTCCCGTTACCACCACCTGTCCCCAAGCTGACACCCGAGCCGGGGTGAAGGTGACTGGGGACAGCCGCAGCCAGGAGCACAGTGGCACCGGCACTCGGGAGCATGTCCTGACTCCCCAGGTGGGGACAAGCCACGGCTGTGTCCCCACATTGCGGGCAAGGGGGTGCTGTCCTGGTTTGTGCAagttttggagatgctggaggagTCCTTGGGCTCGTTCCAGCTCCTCCCTCACCAGGAGTTATTTTTACCCTCTCTCAGGTAAAGCTTTGGCGGGGGAGAGGGACGGGGGATGCTATAATTAGCTGGGACATCAGCCCCCGTGGCGGCGCGTGTTGGGATGATGCCGCTGCACCCCGACCCGCCGCTTAGGACCAGGGATGCTCGATGGCCCCCGGTGCCGCAGCCAGGGATGCGGGATGGTGGAAGGAGCCTGGTTTTTCCTGGCTCCGGAACAGCGTTTGGCCGCCGTCCCGGGGCGGCTCGGCCCCGCtcgctgctctgcagctcatcacGGGCCTGGGAAAGGAGGTTCCCCGGAGCGGGGGAGTGCGCAAGGGGGGGAAGCGGGAGGGGGATTTGACGGCAGCAACAGCACATTTCACAGCCTGTCACGCTTTAATGGCAGAGGAGATCAAAGCCGGGATGGAGTTATTCATAGAGATAAACCAATCCCCGAGGAGGCGAGGAGAAAACAACATTGCAAGCTCTGTTATCCCAGCCCAGCCCCGGGGAGGCTGTCACAGAAAGAGCCCCGGGAGCTGGACGCACTTGGCTTTGTCACTGGGCGCTGCTGAGCCACCTCTATCACCCCTGGGGTGCCCTGGACCCGCTTGGCTTTGTCACTGGGCGCTGCTGAGCCACCTCTATCACCCCTGGGGTGCCCTGGACCCAATTGGCTTTGTCACTGGGCGCTGCTGAGCCACCTCTATCACCCCTGGGGTGCCCTGGACCCGCTTGGCTTTGTCACTGGGCGCTGCTGAGCCACCTCTATCACCCCTGGGGTGCCCTGGACCCACTTGGCTTTGTCACTGGGTGCTGCCAAGCCACCTCTATCACCCCTGGGGTGCCCTGGACCCGCTTGGCTTTGTCACTGGGTGCTGCCGAGCCACCTCTATCACCCCTGGGGTGCCTGGAGCAACTGGTGGGGAGGGATGAGATGGGCGCAAcagggagcaggatttgggggatggATGTTTGGGTACCACGCAGTGGGTTCATTGCATCAAAGGGGAGGAAGATAGAGGTTTGTGATGTGCCGTGGCCCATGAGGGTGCTGTGCAGCTCCCGgagctgccctgggcaggatgAGCCGCTCTGGGACAGCTCTGCAATGCAGGTCGCTCCCCACCCCATCAAGGGGCAGCGCCGGGGCAGCCGAGCGAGGTGGGATTGCCCCGGTGCCGGCATGGCTGCCGGGACTAATCCTGCTGCCCCTTATCAGATGCTGCCACCTTGCCTCCGCTCGCTCCGCCGGCCAAGCCAGCCACAGCTTGTGTTATCCGGCCCTTTATCCCCCAGATTAGACGCTTCACAGTGGATTAGCATGTCACATTCTAATGCAGAAAAATTGATGATTAAAAAGGagttttttcctctgtattattCCCCACCTCCGCCTCCTCTCCACCCCGGCCCCGCAGGCCTGGGTAGCTCAGCCCCAGCCATGGGGGCCAGTGATGCTGCGGCGCTGGGTGATGTGGGAGCCCCATCCTGGTTCAGACGGGAAGCCGAATGTCCCTTTTTGGGACCGTGCAGGACTGGTGTGCTCTGTCCCAGCTGCTTTTGGTCGTAAGGCTCAGGGTGGAGGGGTCCCTGGAGCATCCTGTCCCCTTTATCGGCTGCAGCCCCGGCATCTGCAGCGCGGGACTTTAATAAAAAGCACATTATGGTGAGTAATGCGCTAAGTGGACTTCATTACGGGCCCGGGGCCTCCCTGGCTCCCCTTGTTCCATATGATTTCGTATCAGCCGAGCCTTATCTCCTCTCCAAATGCTTCCATTTAAACTCCATTAATCTTTCAAAGCTTCCCTGGGCCAGTGCTGCCCAGCGGGTGCTGAGGCTTCTGCTCCGGGTGCAGGGACCACCTGCAGTGCCGCTGGTTCGGGGTCTCTGGGGGGCTCAGCCAGGACCCCCTGCACTCCCCAGCCATCGAGTGTGTACCTGCAGCCGAGCCCTTTGTTGTCCATCCGCTTCCATGGCTCCCACAGCCGCCTTCTCCTTCTTGCTGGGGATCTATTTATGCTCTTATAGTTGAAACAGTTTGTAACGCATAGAGCTTTGCGGGTGATTTACCTATCGCCGCGTCCCCTCGTGCCACGGAGGGGTCACTGGGACCGCCAGGGGATGCTGCCGAGGGGCAGCCGGGATTATTCGGTGCCAACACTTATCCTGATGCCTTTCCGTGTTTCCTGCTGATCACAAATTACCCATAAGCAGGTTGCAATTTTTTCCGACATCCTTCACGATTGCTTAGATGGTTTGTGCAAGCGGATTCAAGCTGACGGTTTTAttggtggggggggggaaagaaatggTATTCCTATCTGGTTTTCTTGCTGCCTTCGCTTGCTCCGGCTCTGCACGCATCACGGTTTTCAAATCTAATCTAATCCAAGCAGGGTGGTTACACAGCCCAGCGTGATGCTGCTCTGGATGGGTCTCCCCGTCACTTTATCAggctctggtgctgctggagaggaaaggagaatgGGCTTAAAACCCCCAATAAACTGGAGGGTGGGAGGGAAGCCCCAGCGCCATCCCGTGCTCTCTCTGTCCTTGTGGTAAAAGCCTGGATGTCAATGCACCAAACCCTTCATGCAGCAAAAAAAAGGCCtcaaaaacataaagaaaaggtTATAATATCCAAGTGTCACGGCCTGTATAAATAAATAAGATGGTGAGAAGCTTCGTGAGTCACGGTTGTTTCGGGAATCGCAGTGATGCTGCATGGAGAGCCCCGGCTCCAGCCAGGGTCTCCGCGGGCGATAAAACAAAGGCGTCTATAAAACGCCAGATAAATTAAAAGTGAGGCAAAAGGCCTCGAGACAGTTAATTTCCCAGATCTCCCTGTGGCCATCTCTGCCTCCCATGCAGCTCCATGACCTCGGGGGCCTGGCCCCTCCATCCCAGATGCTCCCTGCGTGACACGGGGGCAGAGACGCAAAATGGCACCAGGAGGGTTCCTGGGTGGATTCTTCCCAATACCTGTGGTTGGAGAAGGCGCCGTGTGCCTGGCTGGGGCTCAGATAAACACTACAGAGGCATTAAAGAAGATGGATTTGGAAAATTCCCGTATGCTGGTGGTGGCTGGGGGCTGGTGTTGGCAGAGTGTGTGCCCAGGGTACCCAGCTGGGACATCCTGCCCTCCATCGCAGCCGGAGAGCGCTCAAAAGCCTCCTCATCTCTTCCAGCAGCCACAGATGCCATTAAACCATATTAATGATAGTTAATAATTCATTTGTTAATGATTCTTTATGTGCAAAGGCATCGCAAGAGGAGCAGGAATGGCCTGAGGTGCATCTGAGCTGCTGTGAGTTCTTGGCATGACACCTCCGGGTGTGCAAAGTGGTCCGGGTATGCAGGACACCTCTGGGTGTGCAAAGTGCTCCCAGTGTGCAAAGTGCTCTGGGTATGCATGGTGCATCTGCATGTGCAAAGTGCTCTGGGTATGCATGACACCTCTGGGTGTGCAAAATGCTCTGGGTGTGCATGACACCTCTGGGTGTGCAAAATGCTCCTGGTGTGCAAAGTGCATCTGCGTGTGCAAAGTACTCTGGGTGTGCATGACACCTCCGGGTGTGCAGAATGCTCCTGGTGTGCAAAGTGCTCCAGGTATGCACAGTGCATCTACGTGTGCAAAGTACTCTGGGTGTGCATGACACCTCTGGGTGTGCAAAATGCTCTGGGTGTGCATGACACCTCCGGGTGTGCAAAATGCTCCTGGTGTGCAAAGTGCTCCAGGTATGCACGGTGCATCTGTGTGTGCAAAGTACTCTGGGTGTGCATGACACCTCTGGGTGTGCAAAGTGCTCCCAGTGTGCAAAGTGCTCTGGGTATGCATGGTGCATCTGCATGTCCAAAGCGCTCTGGGTGTGCAAAATGCTCTGGGTGTGCATGACACCTCTGGGTGTGCAAAGTGCTCTGGGTATGCATGGTGCATCTGCGTGTGCAAAGCGCTCTGGGTGTGCGAAGTGCTCCAGATGTGCACGGTGTGTCCGGGTGTGCACAGCTCAGCGTGTGTTGCCAAGCACCGTGGCTCTGCGCACGCTGCTGGGCTTGGACATCACCCCTGGGCCAGGCCAAGGACTAAACGACCCCTGTGGGGACCTGGTGTCGCTCCTGCGTgtccttctctctcctttcctaATCGCCTGCTCGGGCGGGAGCGATGTTGCTCAGAGCTTCGAGGTTCCAGGCGCTAAACAATTTACCTGCTCCGTTGCAGAGCTGCTAATGAAGCGGCTGCGAGGCAGAGGCACGCGTTGGCCTCCCGCTGTGCCCGGCGCCGATGTCCTCAGCCCACTTGTTCCTGACCCGTTTCTGCTCCAACCTGGCCGAGATGGCGGCGGGTCTGGTGGTGTTGCTCCTGCACAGGAACGGCACCGGGGCCGCACCGCAGCGTCGCTGTCCCGCTGCAAAGTGAGCGTGAAATGCATCCGCCTTCAAGTGAGAGCTGCTGGCGCTGTGTTGGTGTCAGCGTGGGGCGAGCGGAGCCACAAGCAGCTGAGGGATCCCCAATGCTGCCGCCTGCAccccgcgggcggccgcggctgGAAAAGCTGGATGAGGCTGGGGAAGGGACGCAGCTGCGGAGCAACGCTCGCCGGCGTCTCTGCTCCGCACCTGAGGGCTAAACGCCTCACGGCTGCTTTCTGCATCATTTGCTTCGAGCAAAACACCGTGATACTTGACAGGCTCTGAGCTGCGATGGAGTCAGGGTGATCCCAACCTGCCGTGTTTCCCAGGAGAGCCGAGTCCCCACCAGCAAACGGCTGCGGTCCCATCAGCGACTGCTCCTCTGCTCCATCACCTCCAATTATTTTGCACCAGGCAGCCCACGTCCCACTGGGTTTGCTTCGTTTGTCTGGAGAATGATGCAGCCTTTGGGGTCAAACGATGCTGCTGTTTGACAGCAGAAAGAGGCCGATGTGGAGGGTGAGCCCGGCCAggagtttgcagatgatacaggtggagatgggccctggggagaagggctgGGATGCTGGAGGTGGATCGCTGCTCAGAAATAACGGATACACGCGAGCAGTTTCAAACACTTATAAGTTATTTAGGAACCCATGTGCCACTTTAAAAAGTGATTTACATAAATCACTTGAATGTCTTACAGAATTTGTAAATGCGCCGGCTCTGCCAGGCACTGCGGTGGGAGCTGCCACGGCTCCGTGTGCCATGGGGACCGGCCCCAAACCAGAAGGACAACGCTTTTTGGGGCCAGCAGCCGGCCCTGCCGCCCACACCtggtccccaggttgtttttCCAAAGCCAGCTGGGCCATGCGGTTTGTTTATGAAGTGCCTAAAGCTCCAGGAAATATCTGGGTATCAGTAATTCCCGCGCCCGGTCTCTCCAGCTGTGTTGGAGATGCTTTTCACTCTGGCTCTATGATTATCCACTAACGCTGCACGGCGGGGGAGCTCTGCTCACCGCGGGGCTGCCGGGCTTGCGATGGCCATGGGGGGGACGCCTGGGGCCCCCCACAGgtgctggggtccctgggggctgggGGTTGTGGTAGAGCAGGGAGACCAGGAGCATCCCCTGGTTGAGAACCCTGAGAGCAGCACTATGAGGGTGTCCAATTGCACCTCCCTCTGagctcccatgggtgctggaggACACCCTGGTACCCACCAACGAGGCAGGTGTGAGTGGCACAAGGGTTGTTTTTCAGGGGGgaatctgggggggcaggagttGAGCCCAAATGCAACCGGCTGGAGCGAGGTGGGGTGAGGGCTGAGCAGGGAGCTCGGGGTGCAgagaagatttgggggtgcagggggggtttaGTGGGGTACAGGGAGCacagtggggtgcagaggggcacagcaggatctggggggatTCAGTGGGGTTCCCCAAGGTGCAATGGTGTTCAGGGGGCAGTGGAGAGGCTcagtggggtgcaatggggtgatgTGGGGTACAGTGAGATGCTGCTGGATCCATCCATCCATGATGAtgggaggctggagcagctctgctgggaggaacggctgagagagctggggtgttcagctggggaagagaagcttcggggagaccttagtgcagcctttcagtgcttaaaaggggcctgaagaaagatggggacagacttttgagcagggcctgttgtgataggacaaggggtgatggtttaaactaaaggagggagattgagaATGGATATAAGTAATAGTTgttcctgagggtggtgaaagcctggcccaggttcccagagaggtggtggctgaaccatccctggagacatcccaggccaggctggacggggctctgagcaacctgagctgctgaagatgtccctgctcatggcaggggtggcactgggggggctgggatgatcccctcaacccaaactattctgtgattctacgagtCTACGACCTCtatcccagcagctcctgcattGCTCTGGGGGTGAGGAGGACTGTGGTCAGGGTTTGCTGGGGTCACTCCAGACCATTCCTGTTCCCTCCCTTGCTCTTTCTCTGCATACTCGGTATTTCCAGGGCAGAGGCTGCAGAATCCAATGCAAAAGTCAGCAGCATGATCTCCATGTCAAACTCAATTCTCCCCAGTGCCAGCTCAGCCCCGGAGCCTCAGGGAAATGGTCCAGAGGTCTTAATCCTCTGTGGTTTATCGAGGATGTCCCGTGCGCGCTGCCCCAGGGCTCCCAGCTCAGTGACGAGAGCTGGGGACGCGACTCTCCCTGGGGACCGGCTGGCGGGGTGTGCGAATGAAACTGCAAAGGGACATTGCACCGTGCCAGACACGGCTTCTCGCGTCACCCCTGGCAGCACCGACCCCCAAAAAGAGCTGCCACAAGCTCGGGGCACCATCCCAAGGTTTAGTGCTGGTTTTACATGGTGCAGCCCCAGTTTCCGTCCCATGGGGTGTAGAGGGGAATCTTCTCCTCTGGTTTCTCCTTTTCCCTGGgatggaaagaaaatgaacggggTGTAGAGCCCAGAGAAAAGATTCCTGGGCTTTTCCCTGGCTGAGCGAGGAGCGGATGCATGGGGAGCGAGCGGGGCTGTGGGGGGAGAGGAGACGCAAGCTGGGAGCTGGCGGGGCCCTGCGTTCCTGCAGAGAAGCGAGGGCTCGAACTTATAAATAATGAAGTAGCAAAGCGTGAAACATCGATCTCCACTGCTAATAAGCACATCGAGGAGCGCGGTTCCGAAACGGAGGTGACAGGGAGGGTGATTCCCCCTGTCATGCAAAGGGGACCTGGGCGGCTGCCCCCTGCCCATCCCATGTGTGTTGCTGTGGGGATGAGGCTCTGGGGACAGCCCTGGTGACAGGGACGTCCTCAGCCCGTGTCGCTCAGGGCTGGAAAGGCCATGCCTTGAGGGGGTTCAGGACTTGCCCCTCAGTCTGGTGTTTTTTCCTCTGGGCTTTAAGGCTGTGTCAGGATTTAGGGGCTGGGATGAGGAAACGGCTGCGTGTCCCTGGGCATCCTTGTCCCCCACCCCACGCCATGCATCCTTGTCCCTGTGCATCCTTGTCCCTGTGCATCCTCCCTGCCCTGTGCATCCTCCTCCTTGTGCACCCTCCTACCCATGCATCCTCCTCCCCGCGC of Patagioenas fasciata isolate bPatFas1 chromosome 28, bPatFas1.hap1, whole genome shotgun sequence contains these proteins:
- the ASIC1 gene encoding acid-sensing ion channel 1 isoform X1, translating into MPLQIFCTISFSSEEGPRDTETTGRGEDKADEFLYGQEEDEEEEEDTRAATTDFVAFASSCTLHGLSHIFVEGSLGARQALWAVAFLLSLSVFLYQVADRIVYYLEYHHVTLLSEEESPEMTFPAVTFCNINRVRVSQLSHEDLLYLAPLVDYEPGMELGFSPAQPGPGDEDEPLNLYGFFNRTCHQLEDMLLSCSYRGERCGPSDFAAVFTRYGKCYTFNAGQDGKPRLITMKGGTGNGLEIMLDIQQDEYLPVWGETDETSFEAGIKVQIHSQDEPPLIDQLGFGVAPGFQTFVSCQEQRLIYLPPPWGDCKATAGDSEFYDTYSITACRIDCETRYLVENCNCRMVHMPGDAPYCTPEQYKECADPALDFLVEKDNEYCVCEMPCNVTRYAKELSMVKIPSKASAKYLAKKYNKSEQYIGENILVLDIFFEALNYETIEQKKAYEVAGLLGDIGGQMGLFIGASILTVLELFDYAYEVIKHRLCRRGKCHKNHKRNNTDKGVALSMDDVKRHNPCESIRGHPAGMTYAANILPHHPARGTFEDFTC